The genomic region ATTTGgaaagaaataattatttttaccaTCATTTTTaccattatttttattgtcgttatttattttatcattttgcTCTACACCATTATTTAATAcctctatttttattgaattttgataattatgaatatctttattttgggctttatttattacattgTTAAAATTAAGAGAAAcacatttttgttttttatttaaaaaattaattagcttaatatatttatgaacatgaagttttttcattattttttataattagtctttaaattgtaaaaaataaaataaaataaaaagcaCATTAATCTGAGATTGACTAAACTTAGAAATCTGGGCAactgtatatttataatgccacaaaaagaaagaaattaatattttttataaaaataatgaaaaaaaattatacactttattaatattcttatgaaatatatatagaatgAAACAAAgcgtgaaaaaaaaaattaaataaactCATAAATTTCTAACAATTTAAGAGAtgtgaaaaagaaaaaaacggcaataaaatgtataaagAAAGAAAGGAAAACAAATAGGGATATACAATATTTCATATActtataatacatatataaataaatatatatatatcactACAAAACGTATGCATATCATATGAAGGATGCCAAATAATATCTCTATAAACttgtaaaattataaaaaaagaaaataatttatatatgattcCTCTTTTTAatgacaaaaaataatgtgatttgtttatttataacataaatataaattgtatatttttttattatgtgcattattatgtatatttaaactttgagaataaacaaaattaacTACGCATTTAATTTAACGCCTTTGAATGAAGTAGTTTATAAAAACAGAGAGTTTAAaaatttcattaaaaattataaagtccataaattattcttgtacttttttatttttattaaaaattaaaaaaaaaaattcaatcCTACTAAatcttaatattttttaagcaCATACATAAATATCCTTATTcgataatattataaaatgtaaaaaatatataatctatatgaattatatgtatatatgattataaaatattttgtacaAATTTATTGAAAAGATCATCGGAAAATGTAGGGattttatatatccatttattttttttttatttttgtgtaTAACATATTAATAAGTTTACCCTTTTGGAAAGAAACTAATTGCTTGTATGTATAAAAAGTGTATGAACATAGATTTTactaaatataaataaacgATAAGActctttatatatttatgccTTTGTATTTTAATTCGAAAggtgtaatatatatatatatatatatacgcatatatattttttgtgtgtAACACTTTAAAatcataatttaaaaaatattcaacaCTTTTAACAAtcaaagtaaaaaatagaaaCATTATTGTAACACAtcattcataaaaaataaaaaaatatatagcttataaattttgcaaattttgtaataaaaaatatagtaatGCATATtccataaaaattttaagagAAAACTCTTATAACATATCCCTTCACTAaccattatttattttattttattttattttattttattttttatttcaactTAAAACTGGTTGTAAGGGTTATGTAATGTGAGTCTCAGTTATTtctacataaaaaatataaataaataaaaaaatgaataaaaacataagtaaaaatatatatacttttccagcataataaataattctcCTATTATGTCTGCaaacacatttttatatgattaaataattaaggCAAGAAAACAGAAAGCATATTATTAAagtaatatttattatactcaaaaataattgaatAAATTAATGCTTGTAGTTGTCATAAAATTCATACAAATTGTGCATTTGGGATTTTGTTTATTGATTTCAAAAGAAAGtaaataagtatataaaacattaaTTAATCAAACACTgatatgataatattttaaacacTATCTacatatgtacatataattgatttattaaatatattgaattataaatccataaatattttttatcattttaatattttataatatttatgttaaCCTTTCTCAACTTAAATACTAtcttaattatattatttatctACACATATATGAACAATTCATACATAGTAgtatgataaatatataatacttcATTAATGGTCATATCCattctaaatatatttttgttttttttaataaaaatgtaaaataaattcaacCACAAAAGAAATAAGAAAATGAACTAAAACTaattatattcatcatataaatttatatgtttatttgttttcCACACATGTTTAATAGTtaactatatataaaatgaataatttaTACGATAAAAGGAATCTCTAATATGTTTCCTATTAATTTTAGTTTACAAAGCATACAATTCTTAATTATACtatgtatttaaaaaaagtattcATATCATTTGTTCACTTTTTCGTATCTTTTATTGTTAAGAAAATTCATTacatactatttttttttctctctatatatatatggttgtattttttttttgtgtaatTAAATACATTTCTTGCTCATAGATAAATATTGTAACTCATAAAAACTTTATCTTCgatgtttatttttttataattagtccatgtaatattataatatttgtggaaaatatatttccattattgttattattattgttatattttatagttttattattctgAACGTAcagaatatatatgtgcataaaaaatacaaaaaaaaaattatataacttGCCCtttatagatatattaaaaaatacatttagTATTTTTTCTGCAATTTcccaaaaataaaaaataaatattactaTATAAGATTATtcttacatattttataaaattattttctccctttaacatttattattatcaccATTAAATAAGCTTTggttttatgaaaaaaacgaaaataGTATATCTTATGTATGTCGCTTTAGCAATATATTGTaaattttatcttttttagttgtatttacattttttgcatttattttacaatgCTTTGACAATCAAGAAAATAGTATGTATTTTGTAACAAAAAGGCAGAGacaagaaaaagaaataacaaaataaatgaagaatGTGAAATAGATAAACAAAATCAGTTGCActacaaaattatatgacaTCCTTTTTAATTATAGTATAAGTTATTATtccattataatttttaacgAAAAAATGTTCAAAAACAAAGTAAcattatcaaataaaaacttCCTGGGTAACAAAGATCGAAAAAAGTAATTCCCTATTTTTTAtccttatatattttacattatttgcataatacaaacatatacttatatatttccacGTGTGTGtgcaaatttatttatgctCTATACATTATGGTTATTTAGAGaatatgcaaaaaattatgaccAATCAGGTGAAATTGAAGAATGTTCATATTAATTAGTAGCTCACTAATTATCGAAATAGCTACtatgacaaaaaaaaatatgaaccgttaatattatgttttcattattaccaataatatatttatttatttttttttagactagccataattttaaaaagcACATTTAACattgaaaatgatgaagaaaTTAATGAATTATTAGACAAAGAAGACGCAAGCATTTGTAAAGTacaaaagaagaaaattactatatatttttctaaaaataatcCCGTTTTAGTCagtattaataatttaatttttccaACAGTTTATACCCTATGGAAATTTCCACGTATGATTCCTtgttttgttatatatCCACCTGCTTCCGAATTTTTGCTAAGAGGAGCAGATTTAATGATTCCAGGaatatgcaaaaatatagatgatTTAGATAAACTTAAACCTGGCGCAATATGGGGTGTCAGAGTTTTTAATAatccatatatttttgcagTAGGGGAATGTTGCgttgaatataataataataatatgaaagaTTTATATACCTCAAAAGGTAAATGCTTAAAATTAGTTCACACATTTACTGACGAATTGTGGAAATTGGGATCCCTTGATATACCAGATATTagttttaaaaacaaaattatagaCTCTGTGGAAAATATAGTTGACGATTTTAGTGagtttaaaatatatggagaaaataacaaaggtgcaaaaaaaaaaaataataataaaaataataataaaattaataatgatataaaaatagaagaaaaaaagaaagaaaaaaaagatgaaaagGGGAAATTTGGATGGTCTTCTGATTCTGATACATCTGAAGTTAAGAAAAGTGATTCAGAAAAAGTAGCAGAAAaggaaaatgaaaaaacatataaggGTTCGTCTAacgaaaaatatttagCAAACTTTTACAAGCATtttgatataatattgaaaaataaaaataaagagaaaaatagcccaaatgaattaaaattgaaaaactCCAATACAGGTATAACCGTTATTgctagtaataataattgtaataaaaaGGAACATATACATGACCTTAATTCTATGGACAATGGTATAAATTTAagtaaagaaaattatatgaataaagaAGATAATTGGGAAAATATTGAAGAATCAATAGCAAGTGTagataataattataataattctatATTATCTGAAACCGAAAGGGAAGGGCATATTTTTAGTGGAGATGAAAATTCTgtaaatgaagaaaaagacATAATTAGTGAGCAAGGTGAcaatcataaaaatttgaaaaataaaaaacaaagaaaccaaaaaaataaacatgtaggaaaaaaaaaagacaaacATGAGCATAATGAAGTTCAATATTCTAgtaatgatgaaaatggaggggaaaataaaacaaatgaatatgattcgcataataacaaaaattataataatatattcgAATTACAAACTGAACAACAAGATaaacttttattatatttatttcttgaatcaatttattatattacaGATGAAAGTTTACCAATTGATGCTTCAGGAATTTATAGCAAAATGACAAAAGAATGCTCATATAttcacaaaaataaaatatttctcgAAGATCTTGAAAATGATAACGTTTCTtatgaattaataaaaaaaattaataaaaaagaaataaatatattattagatatcaaaaaatctagttataaaaaattaataaaatttattcaGCATTgctcaaaaataaaattgataaacATTAAAGAAAACAGGAATATTGTTTcaattgtaaatataaataaagaacatcctttattttcttcttataaatttatggatataaatgagaaaaaaaaatgtgataatgaaaatagtaaaaatgaaaacacGGCGTCAAATAGTAAAGGAGCACAAGTACTAGAATTTTATATGCCTTCAACAAAaactttaaatatatttaagcatataaataaaaaaacggACAAAAATACTTATTTTACTATAAAAGAGTTAAGAGAAATATTTCACACATATATTactttaaataatttacaatcagataaagataaaagtttaataaaaataaataatgatatacaaacatttttattatcagaAAAATGCGATAATATGTTACCCTATGATATTGctgttaataaatttatttccttaCAACAACCTTGTTATGCTATAGTTAAACCAAATGCTAATTTTGACATTGAtccaataaaaataataaaaggtGTGTGTCCAtctatacatatttattccGTTGCACGAATGaaagggaaaaaatatgtaacaCACATAACTAacctttatttattttatgtagATCTTCAAAAATTTTCTGAACAAATACAAAAACAGCTAGCTTGTTCATGCTCTATCGTAATTTCACCATCAACACAAAAAGAGGAGGTATTGGTACAAGGAAATGTAGTCAATCAAATTCACACAATTCTAATTactaattattttttacctcgaaaatatattgtcttaaatgttaaataataattcgaAAAGAATAAtggaaattattttcattatttttaccatttttcgcagtgtttaaaaaaaaaaatgatacattatatatacatgtatgTCTTTCTAAATACATGAAcaaatcatttt from Plasmodium berghei ANKA genome assembly, chromosome: 8 harbors:
- a CDS encoding translation initiation factor SUI1, putative, whose amino-acid sequence is MFKNKVTLSNKNFLGNKDRKKLAIILKSTFNIENDEEINELLDKEDASICKVQKKKITIYFSKNNPVLVSINNLIFPTVYTLWKFPRMIPCFVIYPPASEFLLRGADLMIPGICKNIDDLDKLKPGAIWGVRVFNNPYIFAVGECCVEYNNNNMKDLYTSKGKCLKLVHTFTDELWKLGSLDIPDISFKNKIIDSVENIVDDFSEFKIYGENNKGAKKKNNNKNNNKINNDIKIEEKKKEKKDEKGKFGWSSDSDTSEVKKSDSEKVAEKENEKTYKGSSNEKYLANFYKHFDIILKNKNKEKNSPNELKLKNSNTGITVIASNNNCNKKEHIHDLNSMDNGINLSKENYMNKEDNWENIEESIASVDNNYNNSILSETEREGHIFSGDENSVNEEKDIISEQGDNHKNLKNKKQRNQKNKHVGKKKDKHEHNEVQYSSNDENGGENKTNEYDSHNNKNYNNIFELQTEQQDKLLLYLFLESIYYITDESLPIDASGIYSKMTKECSYIHKNKIFLEDLENDNVSYELIKKINKKEINILLDIKKSSYKKLIKFIQHCSKIKLINIKENRNIVSIVNINKEHPLFSSYKFMDINEKKKCDNENSKNENTASNSKGAQVLEFYMPSTKTLNIFKHINKKTDKNTYFTIKELREIFHTYITLNNLQSDKDKSLIKINNDIQTFLLSEKCDNMLPYDIAVNKFISLQQPCYAIVKPNANFDIDPIKIIKGVCPSIHIYSVARMKGKKYVTHITNLYLFYVDLQKFSEQIQKQLACSCSIVISPSTQKEEVLVQGNVVNQIHTILITNYFLPRKYIVLNVK